TTAGCTTTGTTTTTTAATTACCACCAAGATTGGAATTTATCAGCAACGTATGCATCACGTTACCTAAAGTATGATCCTAAAAATGAAGAAGTTCAAAAAATATATAACCGTGCTGTAGGAAACAAAGGAAATCCTTCTTCATCAACGCATACTTACACGCAACATACAAAAATTGAACCAAAACACCAAGAGCCCAAAAATATTGAAAATAAAAAAGACCAAGTTAAAAAAACGGACGAAAGTATTGAGGATAAAGATACTACTAAACCTAGTGAATCTTACGAACAAATTTTAGCAAACCAACCTCATTTAGAAGATGTTCGTTGGGATTATGTTTTAGCATTATTTGAAGAAAAAAAATACGATAAAGCAGAATCGAATTTAAACATATTAATCGAAAAAAATCCAACACGTTCGAGATACCATTACAAAATGGGTATCATTAAGTTAAGATTAGATGATCCTAAATCTGCCATTGATTCCTTTGAAAAAGCCAAAAAAAATCCTTTTTCAAAAGATACAAACGTATTTCTATATTATGTATTTCTAAATGAAGGGATTGCTTATCAGAAATTAGCAGAAATTGAAAAAGCTGAATTATCCTTTCAAGAAGCATTCAGACAAGTTCAAAAAGATACTCCACTTCTTGCACTCGCAAGGTTATACGAACAAAAATCTGAATGGGAAAAATGTATCCAATCTTCCGATAAAGCACTTTCTTATAATCCTAATCAAATTGAATCCCACATGTTTCGATTTGTCTGTATGTTCGAAGCGGGCAACAAAACTAAAAAATTTGAAACTAGTTTCGCAAAATATTCTGAATTCATTAAAATGAAATTTCCAGATTTATCTCAAACTCCTGAAAAGTTTCAAGTTGGGTTTTTAAAATTAGCGAGAAAATATACGGAAAACAATGCTTTTGATATAGCTGAAAGTTATTTTAGCGTATTGGAAAAAGACCAAACAATTTCCACTGGAAGAGAATATATTTTTTATCGAGGTAGGAATTATTTTTACAGTGGGAAAGTTGATTTAGCAATTCCTTATCTGCAAAAAACAAATGGTTCTTCTGCTGCACACTATCTCTTGGCGCGTTGTTTTGCGAAAAAAAATGACATCACCAAAACCAAAGAACAGTTTCAATTGGCAGCCGATTTAAAACCTGAATATTGGACATCTTCAAGTTTAGAAAAAGATTTCAAAGAAGTTTGGAAGGATAATTCCTTTCGCGAGTTTTTGAATACTAAGGGTGGAAAGGTACCAGGAACGAATCTTTCCACTCCTGGATCAAATCAATAACAAACAGGAAGAATCATTATTCTTCCTTTGATTCCTTTGCTGATTGTGGGCTTTTGAAAAGATCCGCACGTAGTTTTTTAAAAGTATCCACTGAAATTTGACCCGGTGCCTTTGGTTCACCTAATGTCATATAGGTGAAGGAAGAATTAAACTTATCTCCAAATACTCTAGATATAATTCCAAGTTCACCCATACAAATTCCTATCATTGTTTGAGTTTTTGATAAAAGTTTGATATCATTTAAAAAGTCAGCAGTTTCTTCAATGTTTTCGGGTGTGATAGCAAATTTATAAATTGGATTCTTTTTTTTGACTGATTTTGATTTTGCAATGAATTGATTCATTTCATTTGCCAAAATTGATTTCTTAAAAGAAT
The sequence above is a segment of the Leptospira levettii genome. Coding sequences within it:
- a CDS encoding tetratricopeptide repeat protein, whose protein sequence is MESVRKYLSLVLSFVIFQTTVFAIDSDAMKEGKKAFSKKAYGEAIKKFTKHADSHPQDGEAYMYLGYIYEYKKDYPKSIQNFRRAADLDLDKDQRKTVLLKLALFFNYHQDWNLSATYASRYLKYDPKNEEVQKIYNRAVGNKGNPSSSTHTYTQHTKIEPKHQEPKNIENKKDQVKKTDESIEDKDTTKPSESYEQILANQPHLEDVRWDYVLALFEEKKYDKAESNLNILIEKNPTRSRYHYKMGIIKLRLDDPKSAIDSFEKAKKNPFSKDTNVFLYYVFLNEGIAYQKLAEIEKAELSFQEAFRQVQKDTPLLALARLYEQKSEWEKCIQSSDKALSYNPNQIESHMFRFVCMFEAGNKTKKFETSFAKYSEFIKMKFPDLSQTPEKFQVGFLKLARKYTENNAFDIAESYFSVLEKDQTISTGREYIFYRGRNYFYSGKVDLAIPYLQKTNGSSAAHYLLARCFAKKNDITKTKEQFQLAADLKPEYWTSSSLEKDFKEVWKDNSFREFLNTKGGKVPGTNLSTPGSNQ
- a CDS encoding type I 3-dehydroquinate dehydratase, with the protein product MPDSYKIIASVGEDELRHLQKKDVKDVDVIEVRLDLFSRNYIQKEMKKKIKALGLPVLFTYRRAEDSSVRSYVKLFPEDVEGIIKDFNDNANYLDIELNREDTIFRNYETLNYRIIYSYHSFKKSILANEMNQFIAKSKSVKKKNPIYKFAITPENIEETADFLNDIKLLSKTQTMIGICMGELGIISRVFGDKFNSSFTYMTLGEPKAPGQISVDTFKKLRADLFKSPQSAKESKEE